Genomic DNA from Niallia circulans:
AGAACTTACAAAGATAGATTGGTAGATGAAAAGATTAAGTGGATAAATGAATATTTGAAAAAAGGAAATATTGAACAACCCGAAAAGGAAATGACAGAGGCAGAATTTTTTGTTTTACTTTCAAAGATTTATGGGGTTTCACCAATATTGACAGATAGTTCTGAATATTGGGCGGCAGGATACTATCAGATGGCGGTAGAAAAATATGAATATAATACTTTAGATGTAAAACAAAGCAATGAAAAAATAAGTTATTTACGCGCTGCAGAAATAGTAAATATGATTTTAGGGGAAAAGAACAAAGGGATTCTTAGCTTTAATTTCCTTATCCAAAATGGATATAAAGAATTATTCGGCGAAAAAAATTCTAAACTTGCAGTATCTAGAAAAGAAGGTATAAGTATTATACTAAGAACAAAAGAGTTAGGTTTCTATACTTTCCAGAAGGTTAATAAAAATAGTAAAAAATCATTCGTTTTCTTAGGTGACTCAATCTCATTGGGGTGGAATGCTGATAACAACACTACCAAAAATAAGCCAACTAACTATGGTTTTCCTTATTTGATTGGTAACCAGAATGAAGATTACCACATTACAAATTTGGCATCCAGTGGCGCATATACAAAAACTTTATTAACTAAATTGAATAATCCTATTTACCAAACTAAAATCAAAAAAGCTGACTTAATTTGTATTGATATTGGTAGTGTTGACTTATTAGAGTCAGCAAGAGAGTATTTGGAAAAAGTAAAAAATGGTGGAGCTTTACCAACTGCAAAACAAGTTATCAATATAAAAGATGCTGCAAAACTAGCAATGAACAATATAGATAGCATAATCAAAGAAATTAGAATCTATACTGATTCACCAATATATTTAATAGGTTTATATAATCCAATACCTTCCGGCACAGTAGGAGCTGATTTTGGTGATTCAATTATTAAAGAAATGAACAAGTATTCTGTGAGAATAACAAAGGATTATTCTTCAGTCATTTATGTTGATAGCTTCAGTACATTTAAAGGCAAAGAAACTAAATATGTAATAGATGGAGAGATTCATCCAACATATGAAGGGCAAAAAGTAATAGCCTATTTATTGTCTCAAAAATTACCTAAACAATAAACCTTCTAAAAACAGATATCAAAGAGGGATTTATGTTTCGATTTTTTTTAAAAAAACTTAGATAAAAAAGTGCAGCATTTTGTAATATAAGCCCTAAGGTAAATGTTGTTCTTTGACTAATTTTATTTGGCTAATTAGTCGATAGTTATAGTACAGAATATTCGGGAGAACAATATTACTGTCGTTAATCATGTGCTTTTTTGTATAATATATTAGGGTTAGTTATAATAATTCATAAAATTATTATAACTAACCCACTTCTGGGATTACAAAGAAATATTTATTGGATAGATGTTTTCACCACTCAATAATCATTAGAAGATATTAGGATAGGTAAGTAATTTCAAATGGAAATTCGTGATAAAAGTCCTCTCGACTTTTATAATGTGTATAAATAATATATTATTAAATAAAGTATTATAGAGTTATTGTGATTTACTATTATTACAGTTGCATACTGAATGCTGTTCCTCTCCTGTAAGGGAAATAACCTGTTATTGAGGGAGATTAGTGTTTTTTGAGTATAAAGTAAAAAAATAGAAAGGGGTACCAAGTGGAAAGAAATTATACAATTGATTTAATTAAGTTTTTTGCAATATTTTTAGTAGTTTGTATCCATACAAATCCATTTAATAATACTGTGATTTTTGGAGTGCGTGGTGACTACGTTAGTAATATAATTGTTGCTGTCGCAAAAATAGGAGTACCTTTATTTTTTGCTATTTCCGGTTATTTATTTTATACTAAGTTCGAAATTACAGAGTTTAAACATGAGTATTTTAAAAAATATATGAGAAAGATATTTAATCTTTTTGTATGCTGGTATATTTTTTATGTTATTTATGATTTGTTTGTTATATTATTCACAAATTATTCAAAAGGATTCCAAATAGTGATGCAACAATTTCAAGAATACTTTTCATCACTATTTAATCTTGGTTTTATTTTTTATGGAACATTGAGTAATAGTTCTTATCATTTATGGTACTTAATAGCTTTATTGTGGGCAGTTTTAATCCTTTATATAGCCTTAAAGATGAAAAAACTAAATACGTTATTAATTATTAGTTTAGTCTTGCATTTTATTGGCCAGTTTGGACAAAGTTATTCTGGGTTAGTCCACATTCCACTTAATACAAGAGATGCTTTTTTCTTTGGCTTGTTTTATGTTAGCTTAGGAAGCTTTTTTGCTAAGAATAAAACAACAATTTTAAAAACAACTAAAATAATCAAAATTACCCCGTTGATTTCAATGACAATATTTTTTACCTTCTTTCAAGTTATTGAGAGATTATTAACTTATTCTTTATGGAATCCAACTAACATAAATTATTTTATAACAACAATTCCGGCAATAATTTGTTTATTACTTATCATGGTTAAGTACACTAGCATTGCTAGAGGAAGTTTCGTTTCTAAAATTGGAGCAAATGCAGTAGGTATTTATGTTACACATGTATTCTTTCTTGAACTAATTACTACTATAATTGATACATCTACACTAAGAAATGTATTAGCTCAGTTTATACTAACACCATTTATTTTCTTTTTATCATATATATTTTATAACAACCTACAGTTAATTAAGAAGAAAATGAAAAAAAGGACTAATAGATTTCAAAAACAGATAAATATAAATTAATTGAAGCTTGATATTACTGCTTTATTTAGTTTATAGTAAGAAATCAAATGAGATAAATTAAAATGGGGAAATTATTTACTTGTACTTATATTCAAATGTCTCCAATTAAGAATGTGAAAATAAGAGACGGTATATAAATGTAAGTTTCACCCTTAACAATTATAAAGTGAGACTTTTTAAACCCTTAAAAGCAGATGTCAAACGGAGCTTTTAAGGGTTTTTGTTTGTTTATAAACTAAGGGCCAATTTATTTTATGAATTAGGTATAAACAATGTCGTAATCTAAAAAATATTTCTCTAAAGTGTTAATAAATTTTCCAATCTTGATCCAAGTATATAATAATTGTGAGAGGATTTGGAGTAAAGCTTTTAGACGAAGAATACGAAGTAACATTTACCATGTTGAAATTTAAAAAACTAAATTAGATATAGACAAAATACGAAGAGTGGAATGGAGTGAATTAGGCTCCATAACTAACAAGGAGATTGGATTTGAGTCAATAATTTGGACACAAAAAAGTTAAGTATTAAGCGGTTCTTCTAATCTGATCCTCCATAGCTTGAGGTGTTTGATAGCCGATGCTGCTGTGAATTCTGTTTCTGTTGTACCAGTCCTCTATAAACTGAAACATGGCCAGCTTCGCTGCCCGGTAGTCTGTGTACTGGGTATGATAGACTTCTTCTTTCTTTAATATGGCGTGAAATGACTCTATACAGGCATTGTCATAAGGACAGCCTTTCTGACTGAAAGACTGCCTGATTCCGTATTTTTGGACATGCTGAGTAAACTCACTGCTGGTATATTGTGAGCCAAGATCGGTATGAAGAATTAAGCCCTTTCGGGGCTTTTGAGAAAAACAGGCGTTTTGAAGTGCTTCGATCACTAATTCCGAAGTCATAAAACGAGAAAAAGAATAGCCAACAATTTTTTTCGAATGCAGATCCAATACTGAGGCCAGATAGCACCAACCGTCTTTTACCGTAGGAATATACGTAATATCCGCCACCATTTCTCATTGATCGTGCAGGTAGAGAAGTCTCTTTTTAAAAGATTACCCAGCTGCACAACCTTTTCTTTTGAGGGGAAAGGACGGTATTTTTTCCTGGTAATCTAACGGATGCCTGCCTTTCTCATTAAGCGCTGGACACGCTTCAGGCTTAAACAAACCCCGTTGTTCGATAGGGTCTTATGGATTTTCGGTGCGCCATAACGCGACTTACTTTCCAGGTGAATCCGTTGGATTTCCTGCGTGAGTTCCTGGTTTTCTACACATTTTCTGGACGGGATAATGATCCTTGTGTTCCTCGATAAAATCGATGAGCTCTGATTCGGTTACTTTTTCGCGAATATGGCCATAGCCTTTTTTAGGATTTCTACCTCCTGTTTTAACCGAAGGTTTTCTTTCTGAATCTCGGCTAACTCTTTTGGTGTCAGCGCCTCTTTTTCTGAACCAATAGGGGTAAAGTCTTTCACCCATTTATAAATTGTTACTTCTGATACGCCATATTCGCTGCTTAATTCTTTACCCGGGCTGCCGGAATGATACAAATCCACAATCGTTTTCTTAAAATCATCGTTAAATTTTTTGCCTGCAGGTTTACGTTCCAATTTGGACACATCCTCTCAAAATAATTGTAAGGACTTAATTAAATTGTGTCCATGAAACTATACTAACTCCAAGATTGATAAAATAGCTAAGAATTAAAGGCTGCATATGATACTAAAACTTCACAAAAGAGTTTAATAAAAATTTAAAACTTAATATAAGCAGCTAAGTCGTTCGTCTTTCATCCGGACAAATTAACAGAGTATTAGATAAAGATAAATAACCGTAAGTGTGATAAATAGTTCTTCCATTGTCCATTAATTAAGTTCCATTTCTAATTTAAGCGACTTTAATCTCTAATTGTGTCTTATTATTAGGGTTTAAACTTCAATAATAAAGCACAACTTATTCCTATATAGTGGTATAGTCTAAATTGTTTTTTTCGTAAATTTTTAGAAGTATGCCTAGCTAAATGTAATACCCGTCAGCACTCTAATGTAACGAAGATGTGGACAGTAATAAAAAATCTAAAGCTTTTTTAGATTTTGCACCACTCTATGTTATTAATGAGAGAAGTGAAACAGTTATAGCAGATATATTCTCCTTTTTTAATTAATAAAGTCTTTAGGATACATAGTCTGAAAATGATTTAGTAAAGAAGGCAAATGCTTTTGGAATGCTAGACATATTTGCTGTCCAACAGGGTAAGGATAAATTGTTTTATTGCAAAGAATACAAACATCTTTTTCCTTGAAGATATGCATAACGTTTAAAGGGAAGGGTGTCTTTTTGTCTCCTACTAGAAATTGATACAAGTGATTATTGATGTGGAA
This window encodes:
- a CDS encoding GDSL-type esterase/lipase family protein; amino-acid sequence: MKVNKTLWILVLFIALVFVIYFGINFQAFKSKEITAMSIKIEEINNERTYKDRLVDEKIKWINEYLKKGNIEQPEKEMTEAEFFVLLSKIYGVSPILTDSSEYWAAGYYQMAVEKYEYNTLDVKQSNEKISYLRAAEIVNMILGEKNKGILSFNFLIQNGYKELFGEKNSKLAVSRKEGISIILRTKELGFYTFQKVNKNSKKSFVFLGDSISLGWNADNNTTKNKPTNYGFPYLIGNQNEDYHITNLASSGAYTKTLLTKLNNPIYQTKIKKADLICIDIGSVDLLESAREYLEKVKNGGALPTAKQVINIKDAAKLAMNNIDSIIKEIRIYTDSPIYLIGLYNPIPSGTVGADFGDSIIKEMNKYSVRITKDYSSVIYVDSFSTFKGKETKYVIDGEIHPTYEGQKVIAYLLSQKLPKQ
- a CDS encoding acyltransferase, with the translated sequence MERNYTIDLIKFFAIFLVVCIHTNPFNNTVIFGVRGDYVSNIIVAVAKIGVPLFFAISGYLFYTKFEITEFKHEYFKKYMRKIFNLFVCWYIFYVIYDLFVILFTNYSKGFQIVMQQFQEYFSSLFNLGFIFYGTLSNSSYHLWYLIALLWAVLILYIALKMKKLNTLLIISLVLHFIGQFGQSYSGLVHIPLNTRDAFFFGLFYVSLGSFFAKNKTTILKTTKIIKITPLISMTIFFTFFQVIERLLTYSLWNPTNINYFITTIPAIICLLLIMVKYTSIARGSFVSKIGANAVGIYVTHVFFLELITTIIDTSTLRNVLAQFILTPFIFFLSYIFYNNLQLIKKKMKKRTNRFQKQININ